One part of the Bdellovibrio bacteriovorus genome encodes these proteins:
- a CDS encoding siderophore-interacting protein, with product MENTYRQPQSVRHNLKFRLLQVKSITDISPRMKRITLTGEDLADFYSASPDDHVKVFFPKPGEIMPVIPELGPQGPVFPEGEKPIMRDYTPRRFDNAAKELDLEFFLHEEGPAANWARAAQVGSYLGVGGPRGSTVVPYDFDWYLLIGDECAIPSFARRLSELPAGAEAVVVVEIGNESEKREFESKAHVATHWVLRENNPPGTAVKLKETVLKAKLPHGDYFCWIATELQTSKELKELVETVRGANPEWVKATGYWKKNENT from the coding sequence ATGGAAAACACATACAGACAACCTCAGTCAGTTCGCCACAATCTTAAGTTCCGACTGCTGCAGGTCAAATCCATCACTGATATTTCCCCACGCATGAAACGCATCACTTTGACCGGCGAAGACCTCGCTGATTTTTACAGCGCATCCCCGGATGATCACGTCAAAGTCTTCTTCCCGAAGCCCGGCGAAATAATGCCGGTGATTCCAGAGCTTGGCCCGCAAGGACCGGTCTTCCCGGAAGGTGAAAAACCGATCATGCGGGATTACACTCCACGCCGTTTTGACAATGCCGCCAAAGAACTTGATCTGGAATTTTTCCTGCACGAAGAAGGGCCTGCGGCGAACTGGGCTCGCGCAGCCCAGGTGGGAAGCTATCTGGGCGTCGGCGGACCGCGCGGTTCCACGGTCGTGCCTTATGACTTTGACTGGTATCTGCTGATCGGTGATGAGTGCGCGATTCCGTCATTTGCCCGCCGTTTAAGCGAACTGCCCGCTGGCGCTGAAGCCGTGGTGGTTGTTGAGATCGGAAATGAATCCGAAAAACGCGAATTTGAATCCAAGGCCCATGTGGCAACTCACTGGGTTTTGCGTGAAAACAACCCACCGGGAACAGCGGTAAAACTGAAAGAAACTGTGCTGAAAGCGAAGCTTCCACATGGTGATTATTTCTGCTGGATCGCCACCGAGCTGCAAACATCCAAAGAGCTCAAAGAGCTTGTTGAAACCGTTCGTGGTGCAAATCCGGAATGGGTGAAAGCCACCGGATACTGGAAGAAAAACGAAAATACTTAA